The nucleotide sequence TGCGGCCGGTGCCGCCGTTCCGGGTGCGGCGCTCGATGTACACCAAGCTGAAGGACTTCCTCGTGGGAGGGTCCGAGCGGTGAGCGCGCCACTGGGCCATCTGGAGGAGCTGGCGCGGGTCGCCGCGCGCTCGGCCGCGGTGCTGGCCGAGCCGGTGGCCCGCTACGTGGGGCTGGTGCAGGGCACGCTGGCGGCGGGCCGGACGGTCTACTTCGCTGGCAACGGCGGCAGCGCCGCGCACGCGCAGCACATCGCGACCGAGTACGTGGTCCGCTACCGGCCGCGCGAGCGGCGGGCGGCCCCCGCGCTCGCGCTCTCCACCGACAGCTCGCTGCTCACGGCGGCGGCCAACGACCTCGGCTTCGAGCACATCTTCGCGCGGCAGATCGAGGCGCACGGGCGGCCGGGCGACCTGCTGGTGCTCATCTCGACGTCGGGGCGCTCGGCCAACCTGGTCCGGGCGGCCGAGGCCGCGAAGGCGGCGGGCGTGCGCACGGTCGCGCTCCTGGCGGCGGACGGCGGCGCCCTGGCGAAGCTGGTGGACGTCGCGGTTGTCGTGCCGTGCGAGGACGCGGCGCACGCGCAGGAGGTGCAGCTCGCCGTCGACCACTACGTGTGCTCGCAGGTGGAGCCGGGGCTGAAGTGAGCGGCGGCGCCGGCGACCGCCCGTGATCTCGCTGCGCGGCAAGCGCGCGCTGGTGACCGGCGGCACCCGCGGCATCGGCAAGGCTACCGTCGAGCTGCTGCGGGCTGCCGGCGCCGAGGTGACGGCCGCAGGACGCCGGACCCACGGCGACCTCGGCGACCCCGCCAGGGCGGCGGCGCTCGCCGCGGCCGTGACGGGCCCGCTCGACATCCTGGTCGTCAGTCACGGCGTGTGGGAGGCCGAGGGCGTGCCGCTCGCGCGGATGGACCAGGCCCAGTGGCGCTCGACCATCTCCCAGAACCTCGACTCGGTGTTCCACGTGGTGCGCGCGCTGGGCCCGCGCATGGCCGAGGGCGGCGCCATCGTGCTGGTGGCCTCGACGGCGGCGCAGCGCGGCGAGGCGCTGCACGCCGACTATGCCGCGAGCAAGGGCGCGCTCGTCGCCCTGACCAAGAGCCTGGCGGTGGAGATGGCGCCGCGGGTGCGCGTCAACTGCGTGGCGCCCGGCTGGGCGGACACCGAGATGGCGGCGCGGCCGTACGCCGGCGGGGGCCGGGCGGCCATCGAGGCCACCATCCCGCTGGGACGCGTGGCATCGGCGCAGGACGTGGCGGGTCCGATCGTGTTCCTCTGCTCCGAGCTGGCGCGGCACGTCACCGGCGAGATCCTGAACGTGAACGGCGGGAGCGTGCTGTGTGGCTGACGCCTTCCCGCTAGCGCGCATTCCGGAGCCGGTGCGCAGCATCGCGCGCACCCTCCAGCAGGCGGGGCACGAGGCCTGGTTCGTGGGCGGCGCGGTGCGCGACGTGCTCTACGAGCAGCGCGGGGCGGGGCCGCCGCCGCGGCTCGGCGACTTCGACATCGCGACGTCGGCGCTGCCGGAGGTGGTGCGCAGGCTGTTCCACCGCACCGTGCCGATCGGCATCGAGCACGGGACGCTGGCCGTGCTCGACGGCAACGGCGCCGCCCACGAGGTCACGACCTTCCGCCGCGACGTGGAGACCGACGGCCGCCACGCGCGGGTCGCCTTCGGCGTCTCGCTCGACGACGACCTGGCGCGGCGTGACTTCACCATCAACGCCGTCGCCGTCCACCCCGGGACCGGGGAGATTCGCGACCCGTTCGGCGGGCGCGCCGACCTCGCGGCCGGCGTGGTGCGCGCGGTGGGGGACCCCGCCACCCGGTTCCGCGAGGACCGGCTGCGGGTGCTGCGGGCGCTCCGGTTCGC is from Gemmatimonadales bacterium and encodes:
- a CDS encoding SIS domain-containing protein, whose product is MSAPLGHLEELARVAARSAAVLAEPVARYVGLVQGTLAAGRTVYFAGNGGSAAHAQHIATEYVVRYRPRERRAAPALALSTDSSLLTAAANDLGFEHIFARQIEAHGRPGDLLVLISTSGRSANLVRAAEAAKAAGVRTVALLAADGGALAKLVDVAVVVPCEDAAHAQEVQLAVDHYVCSQVEPGLK
- a CDS encoding SDR family oxidoreductase gives rise to the protein MISLRGKRALVTGGTRGIGKATVELLRAAGAEVTAAGRRTHGDLGDPARAAALAAAVTGPLDILVVSHGVWEAEGVPLARMDQAQWRSTISQNLDSVFHVVRALGPRMAEGGAIVLVASTAAQRGEALHADYAASKGALVALTKSLAVEMAPRVRVNCVAPGWADTEMAARPYAGGGRAAIEATIPLGRVASAQDVAGPIVFLCSELARHVTGEILNVNGGSVLCG